GTGTAACGAACCATCGTAATTACAGATGGATGGtcaaaaatggacaaaaaaaataaaaaaatggacaacaTGGGATGGCTATGGATAggatgaaattaaaaatctCCCCACCATGTCAAACTAGCCACATTAGGTGCAACAAGCAAGGATGAATCGttaaaaggttaaaaaaagggggcgcaTCGGTTGGTCCCCGTTTTGGCTATTTTGAGCTTTCGTCATGTAAACAGTGCGGAGCAGCAAAGGCTAACTACAAAAAAGGGCTGAAgggttaaataaaataattccccTCTTGGGCATATATCAATCGGGAGGAAATTCCAAATTATGATAACATTGGGGCCATTCTTCTCCTCATGTTCCGCATTTTCGACGAAGCGATTTCATTTCACCATTTAAGTGTGTTCATATTATTCAGATAAAATAACGGGCCCTCTAGTATGTGTGAACGTATTAGGGAGTTAGATAAACCGAGCAGGAACAACTCTGACATGCATAGATAATGTAATACTCGCAATATAAATTTTCcgagaacagaaaaaagtcCCCGCACCGACAAAAGTAAATGTAGGCATTTTCCTCGCTAATATATTGCAGGTCCACCTTTTTGATGTTTAGGGCGTTTTCGTACTTTTCGGATTTGCTGCCATGTTGGATGTCTCtcaaaatttgttcatatgcCCAAACCAGGGTGACGAAGTCGACATTGTCTTTTTTGGCGGTATTTTTGTCCGCTTTTTTATCCCCTTCGTTTTGTTCACTTATTGGGGTAATTCCCACAGCAATGCTTGCATTGGTCCCATTTTCTGCATTCCCCTCCACCCCCTTGCGTTCCCTATTTAGGTGATACTTCAGCTTATCTGGGTGGTAAATTATAgccaactttttaaattgccTCTTCGCAGTTTCTATGTTGCAATTTGGTTCTACGTTCAAAATGGAATAGGGGTTACTGCTTGGcgcattttccattttgctttcgCATCAAtgtgctttttattttattttttttgcgctacATAGGGGGGGAAATTCGTTCATGTGTAAGGATGGGCAGGGAGCTCAATTAGGTTATATTTATGTGATAGCTTGTTTATTTTGGGGGGCATTGCTTTGGGGTTCTTTTACCAGTCAGTTTGTGTCATTTTGTGCTTTTGCGTCGTTTTCATCAGGATTAGCAATTAGCAGCGTAGAGGAATctttcttcgttttcttctccttcttcgcCTTCTCCGCTTTATTTTTGGCGCAATTGGGGAGGAGGCGTGGCCTCATTTTTGCGCCTGTTTACTTCACCCCTGGGGTGTGAAAGTTGGGGTTCATTTCGGTGTTTGTTTTATCTGCTCGTTTCCCCCGCCGTTTGGCCAACCAGCTTAGATATTCATCATTTCACTGGGCTCACGTCGCAATTGTTAGATCTCTCCCTTCTCTTAATTTGTTCCTTCTGGTACATAACTTTTGCTGCTGCGTTTTTGCGAGTGCAACAATTTAGCAGCGTCGCgtgattaaaaaatgcacgGGTGCTATGTACATTCGCACATGTGCAATTATGGCTTACCCCTTTTAGTTACCGCTAAATACTCACCTTCTTTTTCGCCTCCTTTTTGGCGCTTCAAATGTTTCGCCAGACTTCGTTTATGTACCTTTCtataaagaatatattttttctctttcgctGAGAATTGGCAAACTGTGAAACCTGccgagggggagaagctcTCCACGTTTATGctatcataaaaatgtttttcctcttttgggGGTGAAAGAGACCCCCCAAACGTATATGAGCCATTACGCAAAACGGGGGTTTACATTACGTGGGCACATCTGAAGTAGTGAATGTGCACCTCTACACGGGCAAGCATGTAGGTgttaaagcaaaatggggaatgattaaaatatgaattatgTAATTATGCGGCTTGAGTATACCATCACCTGTTCACCAAGTGCTTCACCGCCCATGTGTACTTACCCCTTTTGAGAGTTTTCCATAAATCTCCCCTTTCATTGTAGAAGCATGATCTGGTTCAGTCGGCAGCGACTGGGTGGAGGAGTCGGAAGACGGTTGTGCATGCCAATTTACAGTGGAAGTAGCGACAGCGCTTTTaaggataaatattttgttttaaaaaaaataaatcataaGTATGAAAATGTTTTACTCTTTGGGGACGTTAAAAAGTTAAGGGACACAGCAGTGGAGCTTATAAAAGGTATCTCCTCATCAGAAGATAACAGGAACGAGGGGTatgcaaatttgaaaataaaaagatatataagtagtgaggagaagaaggcgaGAGAGTTGGAGGATGACATGGAAGGGGACCCTGACAGTGCTGCGGATAATAATCACTTAATGTACAGCAATGCAGATGTTGTACAAAATGCCCCTTCCAAGGATAGGAACCCCAAAATGGCGAAGAAATTGTCCTTTTGGCAGATATACAGTATGCGGGTTAAAAAAAGTCTCCACCTGCTTCGCCCTAACGATTTTTCCCTAATTCTTCAGTCTTTTCATTTGTACAACAAGGACACAGGTGAGTTTCATGCGGAGGAAGTGCGTAGACGAATGTGCCTACCATGTTGGTGATGCTAAGTAGGCTTTGCGCGTGTGTATAACGGCTGCTCCATTGTCCGTCCTCATTTCACTCAATTTTATGCTACGTAATTTTGTTTCGCTTCCTGCCTTGTAGGGGTTTACGTGTCAAGCGTGAAACATATTGAGGGACAAATTCCAGAGATGAATGGAGTTTCCTTTGTGATcattttaaacattttaagtgcgagattgaaaaaaataattataacgatttttttaaaaaaatgatgaattacTTGCCAAATGTTATGTACGAACTGAATGTACGAGACATGAACAACATCCTGAGTTGTTTCCACAATTTAGAATTAAGTGACACAAGAATATgtgacattttttatcagaaaattttatcaaatttgaACAGAGTGGAAGACACATTCACGTTGTCATCTCtgtgttacattttttacaaatacaattttgaaaaccAGTATTTTTTTGAGTGCCTCAAAAGACGGGGGTTACTTTTGCTGGACAATTTTGACGCGGGGCagttttacaaatttgtCTTTTCGTTACATAATAAGAATATTTGTTTGAAAGAAATAGtggataaaaagaaaaatgacgTGCTCGCTTTTTTGTCTGACTATAATGATGAGCAGAGATTATTTATGGGTGAAATTTTTGGTATAAAATGAGGGGAAGTCATTACTCCCTACTAAGCTGAGTAATCCGCAAGTCGTTTTTTTTGACTtgtcatattttaaaagttttttttttgtcccttttgcTAACTCTTTTAAGCATTATATGAAATTATCCACGTAACATTTTGAAATAACTTATTTGTCTACTTTTGGGTCCAAAGTAGGCCGAAAAATTGGAACataaatgggagaaaaataattgtgcGCGGAGAAATCAGAAGGGATGTGCAGAGGGGAAAATGCCGTAGGTACATTTGGGCAgttccaaaaaggggaaaaaatgcgcgCACAGAGGAACTTATACATATGCGCGTGTGTTTATTTGTGGAAAGGAAATTGGTTTATTTCCCCGTTTGTGACCTCTTCCTCGTTTTGAGTTTTGTCTCTTCGGTGCCGCAATGAAGGCATAACGCGCTTTAGTCAccacaggggaaaaaaaacatataattatatgagcatatacacatgtgtacacGTAAGGCGCCTTTTGCGCTTATTTCCCTCGTGCGTGACTAGCCAAATGGCACAGGGCTAGGCTAACTCTATGAAGCTTCACCCCATTATGTCCAAAATTTCCTACTGTTTAGTAAAATTatgtaaccttttttttattacttttttgaaCCCTCCTTTTGGAGGgtccatatattttattttcgtccCCCTTCGATCAAGTTAACCAAATAAAGACAACCTTGAAGAGTGCACCCAAggggatagaaaaaaaaaaagatgggcCACAAaatagacatttttttatacatttgcAAAACAGAAAACGAAGCAAAGGTTAAGAAAGATGTCGTAAAGAGAATTATCgcgacaaaaaggaagttcACAAGGGGGGTAGTAGTCAAGTACGTTTTGCACAACtgtaaaacgaaaaataatttagtaaaaaaaaaatggaacataaGTTACATGCTAAATAAAACCAGGGATAAGCGCAAAGGGGGTAAGAATGGGGAGCAGCTTGAAAGAAGACAGCTCGATGAAGCTACTGTTCAATGTGGCGAAGTTACGGACGAACATAAGACTGAAAATTCATCTCAAAATGGTTCGCACCAGTATGTGCGTCGAAAAAGTTGTTGCGCTAAAAATTCGGGTACTTATAAAAAACTTCTTAACAGAATACTCCGCAATGTGAGAAATGGACAGAATACGACGATCATAAATACAGGTAAGGCTACTAACTTGTGATGGTGGATAAAAGGTGTTCACGTTGGTACATATAAATAGGTGTCCAACTGGAGGTGTACAAAAGTGCGTCACTCGCACTGCATACAGATGTATTTTGGAGTAACCCTCCAGAACGGACTGCAATTATGCAAGAAAATGCTCTTTTTAAGCTTCCTCCTTTAgtctactatttttttcttggagCTATGCCTTTATATGTGCATGGGACCATgcgtacgtttttttttttccctctcggTGACTTTTCATTCGAAATGTGcggctttaatttttctaaggGGTAGACACgaagaagagggagaaaaatgtgtttttctaTGGACACCTGTATAGGAGATACCTAAGGGGTAATCAAATTCATAGGCGTTGCGATTCAGCGCTGGTCGTCATTGCGGGTACACATGTTTCCACGTAAAGGAGCAAATCGCAATGCCTTTATGCCAagcagagaagaaaaaaaaactcaaaagGTTACCATTTGTAGACAGCGGAAATATGTTGGAAAACGAGGATACGCCCAGTGATGTTACTAGCGAAAAAAGCGAAGTAACAGCATCGGAGGGAGAaataaagaaggagaagatgaagaagaaagaatCGCACAAAGGTTGCCGTGACTCATGTTATCACGCGAAGAAAAGACGGAAGGACTACATTCAAAGCGCCAATTTTGAggaatgcttaaaaaaaaaaggactcaTTTTGGATATATACGATTGGATTGTTAGCACGAATAGTGAAGAAGGTgaagctgcaaaaaaaaagggatttatttttacaaattcgcttcacaaaaatgaaggttattttttcctccctcccTTTAAGGcaatacataaatttttttcctcttgcAGATATGAAAATATCAATTTCGTCATGGGCTTACAAAAACTGTAAAATAATCgatatgctaaaaaaaagatgtagTGAGGGTAAAAATCGCACAAGTGGAAAGAAAGGGGGTAGGAAgatcccccccttttgccacagatgttttataaaaaaatcttttgaCAACCCCAATTTTGGGAATCCCCAATGCTGCAAGGAATTGCCCATAAAAAGGCCTATACAAAATGGCGAACATTTAACCATATGCCTTAAACGTATAATAAAGAAgtgcagaaaaatttttggtAGGTCAAAGAAGGGAATCACTAATGTGtgctttgtttttaaatacaaaattagAATGGACGGTCGGGACAGGTGTGTGTACTTAGttaattttcccctttgcaaCATTCAgaaggataaaattttccacaACATTAATAATGAAAAGTCTTTGCTATTTTTGTTCAATAAAAAGATTTTAAAATCGGTGAGAGGTGTTAGTGATTACTCCAGTTTTGTGTTTCCCTTTAATAACGCGAAGGGGTGTCAGAGGGCCCtcaaattgaagaagaaaatggtTCATTTTGTGAGTCAGAGCGAAGGGGTGAGAGGTGTAAAGAGAGCCGACATTACGCTGGGAAGCATACAGGGTGAGAGCCCATCGGAGGATAGGCAAAGAAGTCTAATTGGCGAAAGTCCAACAGAAGTGTGCCACCAACGTGGGAGTACTGccactactactactactacccCCCCTGTGGATGGAGCCCCAAAAGAGGACGATCTATCTGAGAAACGTGGCACGAAGGAAGAAACAGAACCTATAGGGATAATAACTCCATTTaggaagcataaaaaaaaggacatcaTCTTCCACATGCATCTTTTCGAATTGTTCATTAGACTTATATTTGAAAACACGAAAActtattttacctttttcatcAACGAGTTGACGCACGATGGGGAATtctataaaaatgtgtactaCTTGAATTTGAGCAAAATTGTTAACGTGAGAGTGAATcaaagaggaaagaaaaacacagCACAAGGGAGAGACAACATCAGTGAGCTACACAATCTGATGAAACAGAATGACGAGTGCAAACATGTGATAAGCGAAAGAGATAACACTATACGGATGTTACAAAATgaggtaagaaaaaaaaaaaagcagtgtCAGAGCTGGAGGATCAACTCTCAAAGTACAAAAACGACCATTTGGATAAGCTAAAGGTTATAGAAAATCTGAAGAGCaaaatatcaaaaagggagagtaccaagcagaaggaaaataatgcaAATGAGCAGATGGTAAAAAATgctaattatataaaaaaactgtataatgaaaataatttattaaaagaaaaaattaaaaaattgaatgagTCGATTAGGAAAGACGGgggttcttcttcacattcGATTGGAAAATTTGCTGACTCCAAGGAGAGTGGCATGACCAACCTACTGGCAAATAACGAGGTGAACGCGCTGTGCACACTGGAtcacaaaagtaaaaatgacaCAGTTGATGTGACATAAAATTAGTAAACTGCCTGCCCCGCTTTTTGACGTCTCTCTCAGAGCACAAAGGACAAGGacgagaaaaatgaaaagttaaatttttttctgaaggCCTTTTTAGACACTGAGCAGAAGTTATATGTAAGGCGAGTCGTCTGCGCGGGATAAGATCCGCAAGCTTGGCGA
The sequence above is drawn from the Plasmodium cynomolgi strain B DNA, chromosome 10, whole genome shotgun sequence genome and encodes:
- a CDS encoding hypothetical protein (putative), encoding MENAPSSNPYSILNVEPNCNIETAKRQFKKLAIIYHPDKLKYHLNRERKGVEGNAENGTNASIAVGITPISEQNEGDKKADKNTAKKDNVDFVTLVWAYEQILRDIQHGSKSEKYENALNIKKVDLQYISEENAYIYFCRCGDFFLFSENLYCEYYIIYACQSCSCSVYLTP
- a CDS encoding hypothetical protein (putative) — translated: MIWFSRQRLGGGVGRRLCMPIYSGSSDSAFKDKYFVLKKINHKYENVLLFGDVKKLRDTAVELIKGISSSEDNRNEGYANLKIKRYISSEEKKARELEDDMEGDPDSAADNNHLMYSNADVVQNAPSKDRNPKMAKKLSFWQIYSMRVKKSLHLLRPNDFSLILQSFHLYNKDTGVYVSSVKHIEGQIPEMNGVSFCEIEKNNYNDFFKKMMNYLPNVMYELNVRDMNNILSCFHNLELSDTRICDIFYQKILSNLNRVEDTFTLSSLCYIFYKYNFENQYFFECLKRRGLLLLDNFDAGQFYKFVFSLHNKNICLKEIVDKKKNDVLAFLSDYNDEQRLFMGEIFGIK
- a CDS encoding hypothetical protein (putative), whose protein sequence is MLENEDTPSDVTSEKSEVTASEGEIKKEKMKKKESHKGCRDSCYHAKKRRKDYIQSANFEECLKKKGLILDIYDWIVSTNSEEDMKISISSWAYKNCKIIDMLKKRCSEGKNRTSGKKGGRKIPPFCHRCFIKKSFDNPNFGNPQCCKELPIKRPIQNGEHLTICLKRIIKKCRKIFGRSKKGITNVCFVFKYKIRMDGRDRCVYLVNFPLCNIQKDKIFHNINNEKSLLFLFNKKILKSVRGVSDYSSFVFPFNNAKGCQRALKLKKKMVHFVSQSEGVRGVKRADITLGSIQGESPSEDRQRSLIGESPTEVCHQRGSTATTTTTTPPVDGAPKEDDLSEKRGTKEETEPIGIITPFRKHKKKDIIFHMHLFELFIRLIFENTKTYFTFFINELTHDGEFYKNVYYLNLSKIVNVRVNQRGKKNTAQGRDNISELHNLMKQNDECKHVISERDNTIRMLQNE